The following are encoded together in the Mesoplodon densirostris isolate mMesDen1 chromosome 2, mMesDen1 primary haplotype, whole genome shotgun sequence genome:
- the VTCN1 gene encoding V-set domain-containing T-cell activation inhibitor 1: MIQWLKKGVMGLVHEFKEGKDELSDQNEMFRGWTAVFADQVIVGNASLRLKNVQLTDAGIYKCYIIISKGKGNANLEYKTGAFSIPEMNVDCNATSESLRREAPQWFPQPTVVWASQVDQGANFSEVSDTSFEMNSENVTMKVVSVLYNVTINNTYSCMIENNIAKVTGDIKVTDSEIKRQSHLQLLNSKASLCVSSVAIAWVLLPLCPYLMLK, translated from the exons ATGATACAGTGGCTGAAGAAAGGTGTTATGGGCTTGGTCCATGAGTTCAAAGAAGGCAAAGATGAACTGTCAGACCAGAATGAAATGTTCAGAGGTTGGACAGCAGTATTTGCTGATCAAGTAATAGTTGGCAATGCCTCTCTGAGGCTGAAAAATGTGCAACTCACAGATGCTGGCATCTATAAATGTTACATCATCATTTCTAAAGGCAAGGGGAATGCTAACCTCGAGTATAAAACTGGAG CCTTCAGCATCCCAGAAATGAACGTGGACTGTAACGCCACCTCAGAGAGCTTACGACGTGAGGCTCCCCAATGGTTTCCCCAGCCAACAGTTGTCTGGGCATCCCAAGTAGACCAGGGAGCCAACTTCTCAGAAGTCTCCGACACCAGCTTTGAGATGAACTCTGAGAATGTGACCATGAAGGTTGTATCTGTACTCTACAATGTCACGATCAACAACACATACTCCTGTATGATTGAAAACAACATTGCCAAAGTCACAGGGGATATCAAAGTGACAG ACTCTGAGATTAAAAGGCAAAGTCACCTCCAGCTGCTGAACTCAAAAgcttccctgtgtgtctcttctGTTGCCATCGCCTGGGTACTCCTGCCTCTCTGCCCTTACCTGATGCTAAAATAA